The sequence ATATTGTGCTAATCTATAATGAATAAGACCTTTATTAATAGAATTATCTACATAAAATTCAGTGTCCTGAAAAAACTTTTTTTGCTGGCATTATCTGATTTACAAAATTCTTCTAATTTCTCATATAAATGTAATGCAGTATAAAAATATTGAAACAACCCACCTTGTTCTCCTAAATCCCCTTCAGATAAATGGAATATCTGTTTAGCTTGTTCTTTAAGTTCAGATTCAGTTTCAGCGGGTATGACAAATATCGACATATCCTCCTTCTGTGTTTTATAGTGAGAATAAGTCTTTAATCTGAGGGTAGTGGCAAAAGTTATAGCATTTTTTAGATTAAGTGCTGCTTCTCGGCTGATTATTTCTTGCTCTGCTAATTTATCTACTGTATTCCAAGCACTATTTCCTTCAATACCATAATACAGACCAAGATTATATACCATACGATCAGGTAACCGGTATATCTCCTGCTTAACGTCAAATAATCTGCCTCCAGCCTCAGATAAGTTAGGTTTTAATTTGTCTAGATCACCTTTAAACAAAATTTCTTTAGGTTTTAGATCAGATAATGGCTGAAGATAGCTAATTTCCACCGCTCCTTCTTCTAGTAGCTTAACGGCTCTTATCTCACAGTTTAATCTGCCTTGTGAGTCATCTTTGTTTTTATCGTGCAGAAACTCTGTAACTTTACCTTTATAAGTTTCCACAAGTTTCTCATCTCCATACACATAACAAACATTTTCTAGTATATATGGTAGGTTCTTATCTATATTACTAGCTTTATCTCCCTCATTACGCACATAATGGAGCATCCAATCTACAGTTTTTATTAACTCATATGGTTTGTCACCTCCTATTCTTCCAAGTGGTGTTTTTCCTCCTAGATCAAAGTTAACCGCTACGTGTACTAGATGACTCATATCTAAACCATATTTACTGGTAGGAATAATGCTCTCCCCTAGATTGATCATCTTAAAATTTACTAAGTGGCTTAGATTCTTAAAATACTCCCTTACCTTTGGATATGAACTGTGTTTATAATCTTCATTCTCGGTAAGAATAGCAAACTCCAAGTCTGAATATGGCGTCATTTGCTTTAATGCCATAGAACCAAGTCCTACTAATGCGTATTTACATGGTGCTGCTATAGGCATTTGTTGTTCGCTATCATTATACAATTTAGCCAAAAATTTTTTCATTTCAGTAGCTGTATATTCAAACAATTCTCTTGCAGTGTTTATATATAACTCCTGATATTTTTGTTTCTCTTCTTGACTACCAATCTTTGCCTGTTGGCGGTAATCTTCTACTTCTTGTATCTTTTGATCAGTTTTATCTCTTAGTTCTAATAATAGCTGTTTATTTCTAGCTGCTTCCTCTTGAACAACCAGCATTTTTTCTTGATCTCCACCAACTGACAAGAATATCAGCTGCTGTAGGTTGCTTAATTCCTGATATGGATCTATTAAATGTTGTTTTTTAAATTCACTTTTATCCTCTGTACTTATTAATTTCTCGTCTAGCTTTTCATTCAGTATAGTAATGACATGTTGGTAAAATACTGCAGCCTCGGTATAATATTTCACCTCCCCACTTAACTTGCCTAGCTCGGTGGTTAAATAACCAAGATCATTTAAGATTATTACTTCCAACAAACTGCTATATAACATATTGATTTTCAGTATTTTCTGCTGTTAAAATAAATCCTAATTCTTTTGCACGTTTTTCAAGAGACTGTACTAATTTGTTCTTGTATTTTTGTTCATAATTGCTCATACCTTGCTCAACATATACTTGTCCAAATTTCAACAACCTATAAAATAAGCAAGCTATTTTCCTAGCAGTTGCTGTGATAGCTTTTGGAGTTCCTTTACTGATTTTTATTCTACGCATAAATGATCCAATAGCGGTTTTGGTTTTACCTGCTGCGGCAGCTGCAATTCTGAAAGCAGTGGAAGCTCTGTTGATTACTTTTCGAGTCCTAGTACTAAAGACTTTCTCTCCTGTTATTTTATTAGCAGGGCTTAAACCCAACCATGAAGCAAAGTGATTTTCTGACTTCCATTGCGACATATCTGTACCGACTTCAGATATAATTGTTTGGATAGTTAGTACATTAAGTCCTGGTATTGTACTAAAGTCAAGACCTGTCATGTTATAGAGTTCCTGCTTAAGATTAAATTTAGGCCTGTTGCTACCGGTTCTTTTTGAGTCATCTTTTATTACTTCATTCCCTTTGGGTTCAAAATCTTTATAATGCCCTTCTATTTCAATATCAATCTCTTCAATTTTTTTTAGATAACCCATGTATAATTCAAACTCCTGCTTCAACACAAAGATATGTTCCTTGCGATAATCACCTTGAAGTGACTTAATTATAGTTTCTTCACTACTTTTGATTCGGTAATCTCTAAATTTTGCCAATTTTACTGGATCACGTTCACCACCTATAATCGCTCTGATGATTGCCATACCTGTTGTGCCTGTGATGTCGGTAATTACATTACGTAGTTGCACATTCATCTCTGTTAAAGCTTTTTGTATACGAAATACATGCGTTGTAGAGTTTTTGATCAGACGCTCTCTTTGACGTATATAACTTCTTAGTACACAAACACTATCTTCAGGTCTGAATGATGACTGTAATAAACCACAACTATGTAATTTTTGTAGCCATTGGGCGTCTTGTACATCACTTTTGCGTCCAGGGACATTTTTAACATGTTTAGCATTGACCAGATATACTTTAAAACCTCTTTGTTCGAGTATTTGGTATACTGGTATCCAATATACGCTGGTTGATTCCATGGCAATAGTTTTAATACCACATTTTTTTAGCCAATCAGCAATCTTATGCAAGTCATCAGTAAAACTCCCGAATCTTCTTACATATTCTTTGTCCCGATCTTGTGGAACACAAACATAATGTGATTTTGATCCTATATCAATTCCAGCAGCATCAGGATTGATAATTTGTAATGTATTGGTATTATTATCGTTGTTCATAATAAATCCTCCTTATAGTATAGTTGCACATTAATCTTAACATGAACCTGCTACAAGTCAGAGGGATTTAAAAAATTATACTCTTCCAAACGAGGTATCAATGTCTGATCCATCAATGTACAAAACACCATCCTCCAAAGTCACGCTCCTAATCGGTTACAGAAAACACCATTGAACTTATCGACCATAACTCTTGTACAGATCCGATTCTAATTTTAAGGTATTGCGTCAGTTTATTCCATTATAAACTCTTAACAAACTAATTCCAATGACTGCTCTATTTTAACCACACTAAACCCTAGTCAGGTTGCCTGTTTTTGCAGATTTTTTACCATTGTTTCTTGGTATTGTTTTTCGTACGTTTCAATTCCCTGTTCGACGTAGTCTTGACCATATTTTAATAATCGATAAAACATACATGCCAACTTCCTTGCTGTTGCTGTAATAGCTTTTGGTGTACCAGCTCTACTTTTTATCCTTCTGTAAAATCCTGCTAGTGCTGATTTACCTCTACCTAGATTAAGAGCTGCCATCCTGAAAGCCATACTTGCTTTATTTTCTACCTTTTTTGTTCTAGTATCAAATACTTTACCACCGGTAATTTTATTAGCAGGACTTAAGCCAAGCCAAGATGTAAAATGTTTCTCTGTACTCCATTTGTCCACATCTAACCCCACTTCCGATACTATCGTTTGTACACTTAGCTCACTTAACCCTGGAATTGCAGTAAAATCTACTCCTGCTGCATTATATAGTGATTGTTGTAAATCAAACTTTGGAGCATTTTTACTTTTGCGTTGTTTATTACTATTGCTTAAATCACCACCACCACGTTTATCGAACTTTTTGTAGCATGTTTCTATTGCTTCATCACACTCACTGATTTGTTTTAGGTAAAATTCATAAATATCTAATTCTTGCTTTAATACTATAAGATGCTCTTTGCGGTAATCTCCTTCTAGTGCTTTGACTATAGTCTTTTCATCACTTTTTATACGATAGTCTCTAAATTCAGCTAATTTATTTGCATCCCTCTCACCAACTATAATTGCTTTTATTATGTTCATTCCTGTCACACCTGTTATATCACTAATCACATGATGTAATTGGATATTCATTTCATTCAGTGCTTTCTGCATACGGTTTACATGGGTTGCAGCATTCTTTGTTAATCTGTCTCTTTGTCTAGTAAGAGTTCTTAATTCACATATTTGATCTTGTGGACGAAATGAACCACTTAATAATCCATAGCTATGAAGTTGTTGTAACCACTGGCAATCAGCTACATCCGTTTTACGTCTAGGTACGTTTTTCACATGCCCTAGCATTCACCAATATAACTTCAAAGCCAGTAGTCTCTAAAATCTGAAATACTGGCAACCAATATATCCCTATTGATTCCATAGCTATCGTCTTAATTCCACATTTTTTCAACCAATCTGCCATTTCTCTTAAATCACTGGTAAAAGCAGCAAATTTTCGTACATTCTTTTCATCCCTATCAGCTGGTACGCAAACGTAATGTTCTCTAGAACCAACATCAA comes from Candidatus Tisiphia endosymbiont of Nemotelus nigrinus and encodes:
- a CDS encoding IS110 family transposase; amino-acid sequence: MNNDNNTNTLQIINPDAAGIDIGSKSHYVCVPQDRDKEYVRRFGSFTDDLHKIADWLKKCGIKTIAMESTSVYWIPVYQILEQRGFKVYLVNAKHVKNVPGRKSDVQDAQWLQKLHSCGLLQSSFRPEDSVCVLRSYIRQRERLIKNSTTHVFRIQKALTEMNVQLRNVITDITGTTGMAIIRAIIGGERDPVKLAKFRDYRIKSSEETIIKSLQGDYRKEHIFVLKQEFELYMGYLKKIEEIDIEIEGHYKDFEPKGNEVIKDDSKRTGSNRPKFNLKQELYNMTGLDFSTIPGLNVLTIQTIISEVGTDMSQWKSENHFASWLGLSPANKITGEKVFSTRTRKVINRASTAFRIAAAAAGKTKTAIGSFMRRIKISKGTPKAITATARKIACLFYRLLKFGQVYVEQGMSNYEQKYKNKLVQSLEKRAKELGFILTAENTENQYVI